In Phragmites australis chromosome 16, lpPhrAust1.1, whole genome shotgun sequence, one DNA window encodes the following:
- the LOC133894816 gene encoding RING-H2 finger protein ATL16-like: protein MDATATTSSPSSSSPGTSFLILSVSIVGILGTSLLLLAYYLFLTRCGLLFFWRWRPDHHITAVSSVTVQEPELVPRSRGLEEAAIRRIPTFRYRNKCPEVKASDCAVCLAEFRDGERLRLLPPCLHAFHIDCIDAWLQASANCPLCRAALSSGCLPLHHLVVPSAASTSAGQDRRGTHDIVIDIISSAAVDETADVPPETAQRRNERNNCCSSSTSLGGDGCFLGVQQPMRRSLSMDSCSDKRFYLALQRILQQQQQQLASPVFREEEEDGKAGGESSTAGSGRSRRLRRSFFSFSQSRGS from the coding sequence ATGGACGCAACGGCAACGACGTCTTCTCCTTCGTCCTCCTCTCCCGGCACGAGCTTCCTCATCCTGTCCGTCTCCATCGTCGGCATTCTCGgcacctccctcctcctcctcgcctacTACCTCTTCCTCACCCGCTGCGGCCTCCTCTTCTTCTGGCGCTGGCGCCCCGACCACCACATTACTGCTGTCTCCTCCGTCACCGTGCAAGAACCCGAACTAGTGCCGCGCAGCCGCGGCCTCGAGGAGGCGGCCATACGCCGGATACCCACCTTCCGGTACCGCAACAAGTGCCCTGAGGTGAAGGCCAGCGACTGCGCCGTGTGCCTGGCCGAGTTCCGCGACGGCGAGAGGCTCCGTCTGCTGCCGCCCTGCCTCCACGCCTTCCACATCGACTGCATCGACGCATGGCTCCAAGCCAGCGCCAACTGCCCGCTCTGTAGGGCAGCCCTCTCCTCAGGCTGCCTGCCTCTCCACCACCTCGTCGTACCAagcgccgcctccacctccgcaGGGCAGGACCGGCGTGGCACCCACGACATAGTGATAGATATCATTTCCTCGGCCGCCGTGGACGAAACCGCTGATGTGCCTCCTGAGACTGCACAACGGAGGAATGAGCGCAACAattgctgcagcagcagcaccagctTGGGTGGAGATGGGTGCTTCTTGGGCGTGCAGCAGCCGATGCGGCGGTCGCTGTCCATGGACTCTTGCAGCGACAAGCGCTTCTACCTCGCTCTGCAGAGGatcctgcagcagcagcagcagcagctggccTCGCCGGTTTtccgagaagaagaagaggacggCAAAGCAGGAGGGGAGAGCAGCACCGCGGGCAGCGGCAGGTCGAGGAGGCTGCGGCGGTCCTTCTTCTCCTTTAGCCAGAGCCGGGGCTCCTGA